From one Planktothrix agardhii NIES-204 genomic stretch:
- a CDS encoding putative methyl-accepting chemotaxis protein gives MLKINGLRYWIIAGYLIPILLSLLVAGIVSSNVEKVRRTTLEVQTSGDAMQAINNLALATKDLTIAAQGYILVKNPQSRELYKTSESLYREALVDVKTLITNREVIQDLDSLTGSVDQLEQYYSALFKLINDNKVDQALEIWKQGKGTELSTTVLEKTQKFIALETQQVEAYHQRQNDALDHLINTVWIGTGATIFCSILLGISLITLIFKRINQEASQILQASQELVNIMESQERVTVQQASSVNETTASMDELGASSRQSAEQASTAATGANQVLLLAGGYQKLSVETGNSFSLKIKMEQLQQQIMRLSEHLGKIYSITNVVTDLASQTNMLALNASVEAARAGDSGKGFGVVASEIRKLADQSRKSAEKISSIVTDIQTATNLTIRVTEEGSKSVEDIVHAINDVAINLQQISLNTQQQSIAVEQVVDAMNNLNFVSTEMATSINQTKQGVQKLNETAKNLQTLV, from the coding sequence ATGTTAAAAATCAATGGTTTAAGGTACTGGATTATTGCGGGTTATTTAATTCCAATTTTGCTTTCTTTATTAGTAGCTGGAATTGTATCCTCCAATGTCGAAAAAGTTCGGAGAACAACCCTAGAAGTCCAAACATCCGGTGATGCTATGCAAGCTATTAATAACTTGGCTTTAGCCACGAAAGACTTAACGATTGCTGCCCAGGGATATATTTTAGTTAAAAATCCTCAGTCCCGTGAGTTGTATAAAACTTCTGAATCTCTTTATCGAGAAGCATTGGTAGATGTGAAAACACTGATTACCAATCGTGAAGTGATTCAAGATTTAGATAGTTTAACTGGATCGGTAGACCAATTAGAACAATACTATTCGGCATTATTCAAATTAATTAATGATAATAAAGTTGACCAAGCCCTAGAGATTTGGAAGCAAGGAAAAGGTACGGAATTATCAACAACGGTTTTAGAGAAAACTCAAAAATTTATCGCCTTGGAAACTCAACAAGTAGAGGCGTACCATCAACGGCAAAATGATGCTTTAGATCACCTGATTAATACGGTTTGGATCGGAACAGGAGCAACTATATTTTGTTCAATTTTATTGGGAATTAGCCTCATTACTCTCATCTTCAAGCGAATTAATCAAGAAGCATCCCAAATTTTGCAAGCCTCCCAAGAATTAGTTAATATTATGGAATCTCAAGAACGAGTCACTGTTCAGCAAGCAAGTTCAGTGAATGAAACTACAGCTAGTATGGATGAATTGGGTGCATCAAGTCGCCAATCTGCCGAACAAGCATCAACAGCCGCCACCGGAGCTAATCAAGTTTTACTCTTAGCGGGTGGTTATCAAAAATTATCTGTTGAAACGGGTAATAGTTTCAGTTTGAAAATAAAAATGGAACAATTACAACAGCAAATTATGCGTTTAAGTGAACATTTAGGAAAAATTTATAGTATTACAAATGTGGTCACGGATTTGGCAAGTCAAACAAATATGTTAGCCTTAAATGCTTCTGTAGAAGCTGCTAGAGCCGGAGACAGTGGGAAGGGATTTGGGGTGGTGGCATCTGAAATTCGTAAACTAGCAGATCAAAGTCGTAAATCAGCCGAAAAAATTAGTTCAATTGTTACGGATATTCAAACGGCGACTAATTTAACTATTAGGGTGACAGAGGAGGGCTCGAAATCCGTTGAAGATATTGTTCATGCAATTAATGATGTCGCTATTAATTTGCAGCAAATTTCCCTAAATACCCAACAACAATCTATTGCGGTTGAACAAGTTGTTGATGCCATGAATAACTTAAATTTTGTTTCCACAGAAATGGCGACCAGCATTAACCAAACCAAACAGGGAGTTCAAAAGTTAAATGAAACCGCCAAAAATCTGCAAACTCTGGTTTAA
- a CDS encoding methyl-accepting chemotaxis sensory transducer, with the protein MFNNFKLRERLLLGYSIPVFLFMGLTALVYSNINQVSNTFKEAERVQEVILKVNVMERGAQGMVRSLRGYLALKNQDFLTEYNSGLVLYREAAKTLESLVYRPEQKQRLQKLDNLVNEYDQMAQQVFILVNRGKLSEAIEKARIATQYVIDFDRISDEFSTTEASLLTQETTKAKESLNGLLTTLVFGALLILVTVIIIALLIAVNIGGTIHQATQVIATSSTEIAATLAEQERTANQQASSVHETTTTMDELSASSGSTAEQAESATYQARQVLGLTEGGKQAVNSTLEGMENLQQKVEVIAQQIIRLSEQTNQIGNISELVSDLANQTNMLALNAAVEAVRAGEHGKGFAVVATEIRKLADESKKSAFRINTLVADILTSINSTVMATEEGTKTVISNAELTRETADTFAVVAEAVNNVVLNNQQISLNVKQQAIAIGQVLEAMNVLSQGVGETANGLNQAKIGMEKLNEVALNLNSIV; encoded by the coding sequence ATGTTTAACAATTTCAAATTAAGAGAGAGGTTACTCTTAGGATATAGCATACCCGTGTTTTTATTTATGGGATTAACCGCATTGGTTTATAGCAATATTAATCAAGTATCTAATACTTTCAAAGAGGCAGAAAGGGTTCAAGAGGTAATTTTAAAAGTCAATGTTATGGAACGTGGTGCTCAAGGGATGGTTCGGAGTTTAAGGGGATATTTAGCTCTAAAAAATCAAGATTTTTTAACGGAATATAATTCCGGTTTAGTTCTTTATCGGGAAGCGGCTAAAACATTGGAATCCTTGGTTTATCGTCCAGAGCAAAAACAACGGTTACAAAAACTTGATAACTTAGTGAATGAATATGATCAAATGGCACAACAAGTTTTTATCCTAGTCAATCGAGGAAAATTATCTGAAGCCATTGAAAAAGCTCGCATTGCAACTCAATATGTGATCGATTTTGATCGAATTAGCGATGAATTTTCGACAACAGAAGCTAGTCTTTTAACTCAGGAAACAACTAAAGCAAAAGAATCATTGAACGGATTATTAACAACGCTCGTGTTTGGAGCTTTGCTAATTTTGGTTACGGTGATTATTATTGCCCTATTAATTGCGGTTAATATTGGTGGAACCATTCATCAAGCCACACAAGTTATCGCCACTTCTTCCACCGAAATTGCTGCTACCCTTGCAGAACAAGAACGAACAGCAAATCAACAAGCGAGTTCTGTTCATGAAACTACAACAACTATGGATGAATTGAGTGCTTCCTCTGGGTCAACGGCGGAACAAGCCGAGTCAGCTACATATCAAGCTAGACAGGTTTTAGGATTAACAGAAGGGGGAAAACAAGCGGTCAATAGTACCTTAGAAGGGATGGAAAATCTTCAACAAAAAGTTGAAGTGATTGCCCAACAAATTATTCGTTTAAGTGAACAAACAAACCAAATTGGGAATATTTCTGAATTGGTCAGTGATTTAGCAAATCAAACCAATATGTTAGCTCTGAATGCTGCTGTGGAAGCAGTTAGAGCCGGAGAACATGGCAAAGGATTTGCAGTTGTCGCCACGGAAATCAGAAAATTAGCGGATGAAAGTAAAAAATCTGCCTTCAGAATTAATACCCTGGTTGCTGATATTTTAACTTCAATTAATTCAACGGTAATGGCAACGGAAGAAGGGACAAAAACTGTTATATCTAATGCAGAACTCACCCGGGAAACCGCAGATACTTTTGCTGTGGTTGCGGAAGCGGTGAATAATGTGGTCTTGAATAATCAGCAAATTTCCCTTAATGTTAAGCAACAAGCGATCGCCATTGGACAGGTTTTAGAGGCGATGAATGTTTTAAGTCAGGGGGTTGGAGAAACCGCTAATGGATTAAATCAAGCTAAAATAGGAATGGAAAAATTGAATGAAGTCGCGTTAAATCTAAACTCAATTGTTTAA